Proteins encoded within one genomic window of Mya arenaria isolate MELC-2E11 chromosome 13, ASM2691426v1:
- the LOC128214593 gene encoding histidine N-alpha-methyltransferase-like: MDVKAALVSGLTSDPRRLPVWYRYDNQGSIFDDLYSSENKDYYFYSLETEVLSNNVQEIVSEIVSPCFFVDLGSGNSEKSRMIIDAILREQTVLNYIPVDISSEFLKDVSNSLSRDYGDCLQVTPVPRDYSEGISYLRSISDAKLILWLGGLHSLPYDKQLDTLSQLAKSMSGQDRLVVSLDMTQDAEIVIKAYLPPTGSGQNLYSNALWRLNREYGSDVKTDNFRLEGRFKRSEEGCSGIIVKAVSNTNQHIHIPGLHLSFDLLEGEGIYLHEGEYLSCKYTETQVRALTEKAGLTLNRMWTDAGRRVGIFCFTSKLSNISS; this comes from the exons ATGGACGTGAAGGCGGCATTAGTTTCCGGTTTAACATCCGACCCTCGCCGACTTCCAGTCTGGTATCGTTACGACAATCAGGGGTCAATATTTGACGACCTCTATTCGTCAGAAAATAAagattattatttctattcGTTGGAGACCGAGGTTCTTTCCAACAATGTGCAG GAGATTGTCAGCGAAATTGTGTCTCCTTGTTTCTTTGTTGACCTTGGAAGCGGGAATTCAGAGAAGTCCAGAATGATAATAGACGCTATTTTACGGGAGCAAACGGTACTAAACTACATCCCAGTGGACATTTCATCAG aGTTTCTTAAGGATGTGTCGAACTCTCTGTCAAGAGACTATGGAGACTGCTTGCAAGTGACGCCAGTTCCAAGAGACTACAGTGAAGGCATTTCGTACCTCCG GTCGATTTCAGATGCAAAACTTATTCTTTGGCTAGGAGGGCTACACAGTCTACCTTATGATAAGCAGTTGGACACATTAAGTCAGCTGGCGAAGTCTATGTCAG GACAGGACAGACTTGTTGTGTCCTTGGACATGACACAGGATGCAGAAATTGTCATAAAAGCCTACCTTCCTCCAACag GTTCTGGTCAGAATCTGTACTCTAATGCCCTCTGGCGTTTAAATCGGGAATACGGAAGTGACGTCAAAACCGACAACTTCCGGTTGGAAGGCAGATTCAAACGTTCTGAAGAAGGATGCAGCGGCATAATCGTAAAAGCAGTTTCAAACACAAATCAACATATACACATAC CAGGCCTTCACCTGAGCTTTGACCTACTGGAAGGGGAGGGTATCTACCTTCACGAGGGAGAATACCTATCGTGCAAGTACACGGAGACTCAGGTCCGCGCCCTCACGGAAAAGGCTGGACTGACGCTCAACCGCATGTGGACAGACGCCGGCCGCCGTGTTGGCATATTCTGCTTTACTTCAAAACTTTCCAATATCAGCTCATAg